One segment of Manihot esculenta cultivar AM560-2 chromosome 4, M.esculenta_v8, whole genome shotgun sequence DNA contains the following:
- the LOC110607756 gene encoding uncharacterized protein LOC110607756: protein MGGACCVAARDKNIVNGPSSEILHRNTRYSPTWSFRWDNRRRVAGEETSITWFQDANIRNDGTDIKYESAYASEDGSPLDSFRRRAWQKSPTSEAATAHVRTPASDPSILRNISVDTSLEQVKESMEASTVSDPSPTKFSLSLPSTSSITSPISSHINPHTASSTTPSWPDSAHQLMGQGPDAQIPELKSSNSCSAPEERPAIPSWSKKSTRGSHGGSSDGWSMHSFSELLTTSHRGRCSFDDDSLSFRHERTRLNGQISSSPSANLQKCGICSKLLTEKSLWSSQKLVSSNELSVVAVLICGHVHHAECLEIMTPEISKYDPPCPVCTLGEKKTQKLSQKAFKAEMELRAKNKRSRNRVTDSDFDDPIMFDRLKGCGHAGKGPKITTSSSMKGSLAKPFLKRHFSLGSKSSKSLADNHTTKKQGFFWTRSLKV, encoded by the exons ATGGGGGGTGCTTGTTGTGTTGCTGCTAGAGACAAAAATATAGTAAATGGACCAAGCAGTGAGATATTGCATAGGAATACCCGGTATTCTCCGACATGGAGCTTTAGGTGGGATAATAGAAGGCGTGTAGCTGGGGAAGAGACTTCCATAACTTGGTTTCAAGATGCAAATATTAGGAATGACGGAACAGATATTAAATATGAATCAGCCTATGCATCCGAGGATGGAAGCCCCTTGGATAGTTTTCGGAGGCGTGCGTGGCAGAAGTCTCCAACATCTGAAGCTGCTACTGCACATGTGAGGACTCCTGCTTCAG ATCCGTCCATATTAAGGAATATTTCGGTGGACACAAGTTTGGAACAG GTGAAGGAGTCAATGGAGGCCTCAACAGTTTCAGATCCATCTCCCACAAAATTCTCTCTCTCATTGCCTTCAACTTCATCAATAACATCTCCAATTTCATCCCACATTAATCCTCATACTGCTAGCTCTACCACGCCAAGTTGGCCTGATTCTGCCCATCAGTTAATGGGGCAAGGTCCTGATGCCCAAATCCCAGAATTGAAGTCGTCAAATAGTTGTTCAGCTCCTGAGGAGAGGCCCGCCATCCCCTCATGGAGCAAGAAATCAACTCGGGGATCCCATGGTGGCTCTTCAGATGGTTGGTCTATGCACTCATTTTCTGAGCTCCTGACTACTTCCCATAGAGGAAGGTGTTCTTTTGACGATGACTCCTTGAGCTTCAGGCATGAGAGAACTAGATTAAATGGTCAAATATCATCTTCTCCCTCTGCCAATCTTCAAAAATGTGGGATTTGCTCAAAGCTATTGACTGAGAAATCTTTGTGGAGCAGCCAGAAACTTGTTTCAAGTAATGAGCTCTCCGTGGTTGCTGTTCTAATTTGCGGGCATGTTCACCATGCTGAGTGTTTGGAGATTATGACGCCTGAAATTAGCAAGTATGATCCTCCTTGCCCTGTTTGCACTTTGGGGGAGAAGAAGACCCAGAAGCTGTCTCAAAAAGCTTTTAAAGCAGAAATGGAATTAAGAGCAAAAAACAAGAGGTCAAGGAACCGAGTCACGGATAGTGATTTTGATGATCCTATCATGTTTGATCGCCTAAAAGGTTGTGGGCATGCAGGAAAGGGTCCCAAGATAACCACCAGTTCCAGCATGAAGGGCTCCTTAGCAAAGCCTTTCTTGAAGAGGCATTTTTCGCTTGGATCAAAGAGTAGTAAATCCTTAGCAGATAACCACACAACCAAAAAGCAGGGATTCTTCTGGACAAGATCATTGAAGGTGTGA